The nucleotide window CGGCGCGGCCGGCTTCTTCAGCCAGGATTTCGCGCGACTGGCGCTTGGTGCCCACGAAAAGGATGGTGCCGCGATTGGCTGCCAGCTGACGCACGTACTTCATGGCGTCCTGGAACATCGGCAACGTCTTTTCGAGGTTGATGATGTGGATCTTGTTGCGATGGCCGAAGATGAAGGGGGCCATCTTCGGGTTCCAGAAGCGGGTCTGGTGGCCGAAGTGGCAACCGGCTTCCAGCATTTCGCGCATGGTCACGGACATGTAAATCTCCAAAGGGTTAGGTCTGAAGCCCGCCCCGACATTCCTGAAAAGGAACACCCCGGATAGGCGGGCCAGCGATTTCCAGCATTTTCTCGAATGGCAGGGAGGACCCTGCCAACATTACCGAACCGGCCGGCGCAATTGCTGCGGCGCAACCAGATCAGCCCGCTATTGTAGCAACAAAAGTTCGGACCGCTCAAGCCGCCCCGCTCTCTTGCGCCCCGGGCGCGCAGCTCCGGGCGGCCCGGAACAGGCTGCGATCCGGCGTCGATGGTGCGATAATCCCACATTGATCTATTGAATCCGGCGCGGCCAGTGGCCCCGCCATCACTTTTTCTGGCGACGCAGCATGAGCATTTACCTGAACACCGCCGAAGACATCGCCCACATGCGCGTGGCTTGCCGCCTTGCCTCCGAAGTCCTCGACTACATCACGCCCTTCGTGCAACCGGGCGTCACCACCGGCGAACTGGACCGGCTGTGCCACACGTACATGCGCGACGTGCAGGGCACGGTGCCGGCGCCGCTGAATTATGCGCCCCCGGGCTACCCGCCCTTCCCCGGCGCGATCTGCACCTCGGTCAACGACGTGATCTGCCACGGCATCCCCGGCGAGCGCGTGCTCAAGAGCGGCGACGCCATCAACCTCGACATCACCGTCATCACCAAGGACGGCTACTACGGCGACACCAGCCGCATGTTCATCGTCGGCGAGGGCTCGATCCTGGCCCGGCGCCTGGCGCAGGTGACGTACGAATGCATGTGGAAGGGCATCGCACAGGTGCGCCATGGCGCGCGCCTGGGCGATATCGGCCACGCCATCCAGGTGCATGCCGAAGCCGCCGGCTACAGCGTGGTGCGCGAGTACTGCGGCCACGGCATCGGCAAGAACTTCCATGAAGACCCGCAGATCCTGCACTACGGCCGTCCCGGCACCGGTGCCGAGATCAAGGCCGGCATGATTTTCACGGTGGAGCCGATGATCAACGCCGGCAAGCGCGATATCCGCACCATGCCCGACCAGTGGACCGTGAAGACCCGTGACCGCAGCCTGTCGGCGCAGTGGGAGCACACGGTGCTGGTCACCGAGACCGGCTACGAGGTGCTGACGGTGTCCGCCGGCACCCCGGCGCCGCCGGCCTTCATTACCGATTCCGTGGCGGCCTGACGCCGCGCGAAAAGCCAGGGCGCCTGACCGGGCGCCCTTCTTTTTCCAGCCGTGCCCACCAACCCTTCCGCCCTCTCCATGGACACCACGCCGGAACTGCTGCTGGCGGCGCGCGTGCGCGACCAGCTCAAAGCCGACAAGCAGGCGCTGTTTGCCGACTTCAACGCCAGCGCCAATGCCGCCACGCTGACCACGCGGCTGCGCCGCGCCGTCGATGCCGCGCTGGGCGAGGCCTGGCGCGGACTGCGAATGCCGCCGGACGCGGCGCTGGTGGCGGTGGGCGGCTATGGCCGCGGCGAGCTGTTCCCGTACTCTGACGTCGACGTGCTGCTGTTGCTGCCGGCCGAGCCCGACCGCGACACCGCCGGCAAGCTGGAGCGCTTTATCGGCCTGTGCTGGGACCTGGGGCTCGAGATCGGCTCGGCGGTGCGCACGGTGGACGACTGCATCCGCGAGTCGCGCCAGGACGTCACCATCCAGACTTCGCTGCTCGAAGCCCGCCTGCTGACCGGCAACCGCAAGCTGTTCGACGCGCTGCGCAGCCGCTACCAGGCCGACCTGGACCCGGCCGCGTTCTTCCAGGCCAAGCTGCTGGAAATGCGCCAGCGCCACGCCAAGTACCAGGACACGCCCTACGCGCTCGAGCCCAACTGCAAGGAAAGCCCCGGGGGGCTGCGCGACCTGCAGGTGATCCTGTGGATGACCAAGGCCGCGGGCCTGGGCGACAGCTGGAAAGAACTGTTCGAGAAGGGGCTGCTGACGCGCCGCGAAGCGCAGGAGCTGGCGCGCAACGAACGCCTGCTGAAGACCATCCGCGCGCGCCTGCACCTGGTCGCCGGGCGCCGCCAGGACGTGCTGGTGTTCGACCTGCAGACCGCGCTGGCCGAGGCCTTCGGCTACCGCCAGAACGCCAACAAGCGCGCCAGTGAACAACTGATGCGCCGCTACTACTGGGCCGCCAAGGCGGTGACGCAGCTCAACAGCGTGCTGCTGCTCAATATCGAGGCGATGCTGTTCCCGAGCGAGTCGCAGGTGACGCGCGTGCTCAACGAGCGCTTCGTCGAACGCCAGGGCATGCTGGAAATCACCAGCGACGATGTCTACGAGCGCGACCCGCACGCCATCCTCGAAACCTTCCTGCTGTACGAGCGCACGCCCGGCGTGAAAGGCCTGGCGCCGCGCACGCTGCGCGGGCTGTACAACGCGCGCACGGTGATGGACGCGCGCTGGCGCAACGACCCCGAGAACCGCCGCCTGTTCCTGGCGATCGTGCAGGAGCCGCAGGGCATCACCCATGCGCTGCGGCTGATGAACCAGACCAGCGTGCTGGGTCGCTACCTGATCAACTTCCGGCGCATCGTCGGACAGATGCAGCACGACCTGTTCCACGTCTACACCGTGGACCAGCACATCCTGATGGTGGTGCGCAACATGCGCCGCTTCGCCATCGTCGAGCACACCCACGAGTTCCCGTTCTGCAGCCAGCTGATGGCCAGCTTCGACAAGCCCTGGGTGCTGTGGGTGGCGGCGCTGTTCCACGATATCGCCAAGGGCCGCGGCGGCGACCATTCCCGGCTCGGCACCGTCGATGCGCGCCGCTTCTGCAAGCAGCACGACATTGCGCGCGAGGACGCCGACCTGATCTGCTGGCTGGTCGAGCATCACCTGACCATGAGCCATGTCGCGCAGAAGCAGGACCTGACCGATCCGGACGTGGTCCATGCCTTCGCCAAGGTGGTCGGCAACGAACGCTACCTGACCGCGCTTTATCTGCTGACCGTGGCCGATATCCGCGGCACCAGCCCCAAGGTGTGGAATGCCTGGAAGGGCAAGCTGCTGGAAGACCTGTACCACATCACGCTGCGCGTGCTGGGCGGGGCACGGGTCGACTCGCATTCGCTGTGGGCGCAGCGCAAGGAAGACACCATCTCGGAGCTGCGCCTGAAGGCCTTCGACCCGGCGCTGGGCAAGTCGCTGTGGGCGCAGCTGGACGTGGCCTTCTTCCTGCGCCACGATTCGCACGATATCGCCTGGCTGACGCGCCACCTGTACAACAAGGTCGACAGCCCCACCCCGGTGGTCAAGGCGCGCGTGTCGCCGGCCGGCGAGGGGCTGCAGGTCGCGGTCTACATCAAGGACCAGCCCGACCTGTTCGCGCGCATCTGCGGCTATTTCGAGCGCAAGGCGTTCTCGATCCAGGACGCCAAGATCCACACCACGCGCCACGGCTACGCGCTCGATACGTTCCAGGTCACCGACCCCGGCATGGCCGGCGACGGCGGCAACTACCGCGACATCATCGCGCTGGTCGAGCACGAGCTGTGCGAGCGGCTGCGCCTGCAAAGCGCGCTGCCCGAGCCCACGCAGGGGCGGCTGTCGCGCCAGTCGCGCAGCTTCCCGATCAAGCCGCGCGTCGACCTGCGCCCGGACGAGCGCGGGCAGTATTACCTGCTGTCGCTGTCCGCCAACGACCGCACCGGCCTGCTGTACGCCATCGCCCGCGTACTGGCACGGCATCGCGTGTCCGTGCATACGGCACGCATCAACACCCTGGGCGAACGCGTCGAAGACGTGTTCCTGGTAGACGGCAGCCGCCTGGCCGCCGACAACCGATTGCAGATTCAGCTTGAACAGGACTTGCTCGCCGCCCTCGCCATCTGAGGCGGGCGGGCAGCATCAACATATGACCGACAGCAATTCGCCGAAGCGCAAGACGCTAGGCATCAAGGCCGCCAGCGAATCCGGCACGCCCGCGCGCAAGGGCGCCACCCGCCCGGTGCGCGTGTCCGACCTGAACCGCAAGCGCGTGC belongs to Cupriavidus taiwanensis and includes:
- a CDS encoding [protein-PII] uridylyltransferase, with product MDTTPELLLAARVRDQLKADKQALFADFNASANAATLTTRLRRAVDAALGEAWRGLRMPPDAALVAVGGYGRGELFPYSDVDVLLLLPAEPDRDTAGKLERFIGLCWDLGLEIGSAVRTVDDCIRESRQDVTIQTSLLEARLLTGNRKLFDALRSRYQADLDPAAFFQAKLLEMRQRHAKYQDTPYALEPNCKESPGGLRDLQVILWMTKAAGLGDSWKELFEKGLLTRREAQELARNERLLKTIRARLHLVAGRRQDVLVFDLQTALAEAFGYRQNANKRASEQLMRRYYWAAKAVTQLNSVLLLNIEAMLFPSESQVTRVLNERFVERQGMLEITSDDVYERDPHAILETFLLYERTPGVKGLAPRTLRGLYNARTVMDARWRNDPENRRLFLAIVQEPQGITHALRLMNQTSVLGRYLINFRRIVGQMQHDLFHVYTVDQHILMVVRNMRRFAIVEHTHEFPFCSQLMASFDKPWVLWVAALFHDIAKGRGGDHSRLGTVDARRFCKQHDIAREDADLICWLVEHHLTMSHVAQKQDLTDPDVVHAFAKVVGNERYLTALYLLTVADIRGTSPKVWNAWKGKLLEDLYHITLRVLGGARVDSHSLWAQRKEDTISELRLKAFDPALGKSLWAQLDVAFFLRHDSHDIAWLTRHLYNKVDSPTPVVKARVSPAGEGLQVAVYIKDQPDLFARICGYFERKAFSIQDAKIHTTRHGYALDTFQVTDPGMAGDGGNYRDIIALVEHELCERLRLQSALPEPTQGRLSRQSRSFPIKPRVDLRPDERGQYYLLSLSANDRTGLLYAIARVLARHRVSVHTARINTLGERVEDVFLVDGSRLAADNRLQIQLEQDLLAALAI
- the map gene encoding type I methionyl aminopeptidase; the encoded protein is MSIYLNTAEDIAHMRVACRLASEVLDYITPFVQPGVTTGELDRLCHTYMRDVQGTVPAPLNYAPPGYPPFPGAICTSVNDVICHGIPGERVLKSGDAINLDITVITKDGYYGDTSRMFIVGEGSILARRLAQVTYECMWKGIAQVRHGARLGDIGHAIQVHAEAAGYSVVREYCGHGIGKNFHEDPQILHYGRPGTGAEIKAGMIFTVEPMINAGKRDIRTMPDQWTVKTRDRSLSAQWEHTVLVTETGYEVLTVSAGTPAPPAFITDSVAA